The nucleotide sequence ATCCAAATACTTTTGTTAATATTTTTAATAATAATTTGGAAATTCAAGAAAAAATAAATTTTCCAAATGTTGAATATCGAATTACAGATGCAACAATTATTGATGAAAACGGAAAATTTTGGGCAATAAATTACTTATTTCCAAAAGATGGGAAAAAATTAATTCCGGCGGAAGATCAATTATTCATAAGACATGGAATTGGAAAAACACATAAAAATTCCAAAGCGGTTGAAAGAATTGTAGAATTTGAGCTAAAAAACCATAAAATTTCAATTACAGATAAACAGCCGGTTTACATTAAATTGCTTGAAAACGACAGCAGAAATTGGGAAGGTTTGGCAAAATTGGATGAAAAAGGCTTTTTAGTAATAACAGATACTTTCCCACAAACAATTTTTGCTTTTATTCCCTATAATTTTTCTTATTTGCCGGAAAAATAAATTAATCTTCAAATTCTTGACATTTCAAATTCATTAAGATATATTTACAAGCTCTAAAAAAATCTCTTTTATGGAGGAAATAGTTGAAACAACAAAAATTAACACGATTTATTAAATCTGAAGATGCTGATCAAAAATGGTATGTAATTGATGCTAATGATTTAATTTTGGGTAGATTAGCCGCTAAAGTCGCATCAGTTATTCGTGGAAAACATAAACCGATTTTCACTCCAAATACTGATACCGGTGATTTTGTAATCGTTGTAAACGCAAATAAAGTAAAAGTAACGGGAAAAAGAGAGTTGATGAAAACATATTTTACTCACTCTATGTATCCGGGCGGAGCAAAAATAAAATCTTTTACCGAGCTAATAGCTAAAAAACCTGACTACGTTATTACTGAAGCTGTTAAAGGTATGCTTCCTAAAAATAGATTAGGCAGACATTTATTAAAAAAATTAAAAGTTTATGCTGGTTCTGAACATCCGCATTCAGCACAAAAACCTGAAGTTTTAAGTTTATAAAATTAATAGGAATTTAAATGGCAGATAAAATTTTTGTTGGAAGAAGAAAAAATGCTGTTGCACGCGTTATTTTAAGAAACGGATCTGGAAAAGTTACAATTAACAATCGTGAATTTGAAAATTTTTTCCCGGTTGCGGATAATAGAGACGATGTTATTACACCATTTAAATTTACCGAAACTTTAGGTAAATACGATGTTCTAGCCAACGTTGAAGGCGGCGGAGTTCGCGGTCAAGCCGAAGCTATTAGATTGGGAATTGCAAGAGCTCTTATTAGCATTAATCCCGATTTAAGAAAATTAATTAAACCTGAAGGTTTGCTTAGAAGAGATCCAAGAATGGTTGAACGTAAAAAACCGGGTAGACCAAAAGCAAGAAAGAAATTTCAATTCTCTAAAAGATAATATTTCTGAGAATTTTTTAATAATAATCAATTATTCATTAACATTCATATTTTCTGATTTACCGCCTGTGTCCTACCAAAAAATAGGGATCTAAGGTAAAGTTGAAGAGAATAGAAGACTAAAACAGGAGTTAAAATGGCAAAGTTAGATCTTTCCCAACTCATCGAAGCAGGTGCTCACTTCGGACATTTGACACGCCGCTGGAATCCTAAAATGAGACCATATATTTTTATGGAGAAAAACGGAATCCACATAATCGATCTTAAAAAAACTCAAATAGCAATTGAAGAAGCCGCGGATAGAATTAGAGAAATTTCTTCTGACGGCGGTACGGTTTTATTTGTCGGTACAAAAAAACAAGCCAAAGGCGTAATTGCGCAAGAAGCAAAAAGAAGCGGAATGAACTGGGTTAGCGAAAGATGGCTTGGCGGAATGCTTACCAACTTTTCAACTATCCGTAAAAGTATCGCAAGAATGCAGAAAATTGATAAAATGGAATCAGATGGTACTTTTGAAAAAATAACAAAAAAAGAACAGTTGTTCAGAACCAGAGAAAGAGATAAACTGAGAAAAATTCTTGACGGTGTTGAAACAATGAAAAAAATGCCTAACGCTATTTTTATTGTCGATATCAAAAAAGAATCTATTGCTATTAATGAAGCATTACGTTTGAATATCCCGATATTTGCAATTGTTGATACAAACTGCGATCCCGATCCAATTGATTATATTATTCCTTCCAATGATGACGCTGTTAGAGCTATCGAAATAATTACTAAAGCTTTTTCCGATGCTGTAATTGAAGGAAGTTTGAAATACAACGAAGTAAAAGCAGAAAAAGCTGCTGAAAAAGAAAAAATTAAAAAACAAGAAGAAGAAACAACTGAAGATAAAAAAGGCGCAAAACCAAAAATTAGAAAAGTTAAATTTAACGATAAAGGCGAAAGAAAAGATTTTAAAGACGGTGATAAAAAAGACGCCT is from Ignavibacteriota bacterium and encodes:
- the rplM gene encoding 50S ribosomal protein L13, with the protein product MKQQKLTRFIKSEDADQKWYVIDANDLILGRLAAKVASVIRGKHKPIFTPNTDTGDFVIVVNANKVKVTGKRELMKTYFTHSMYPGGAKIKSFTELIAKKPDYVITEAVKGMLPKNRLGRHLLKKLKVYAGSEHPHSAQKPEVLSL
- the rpsI gene encoding 30S ribosomal protein S9: MADKIFVGRRKNAVARVILRNGSGKVTINNREFENFFPVADNRDDVITPFKFTETLGKYDVLANVEGGGVRGQAEAIRLGIARALISINPDLRKLIKPEGLLRRDPRMVERKKPGRPKARKKFQFSKR
- the rpsB gene encoding 30S ribosomal protein S2 translates to MAKLDLSQLIEAGAHFGHLTRRWNPKMRPYIFMEKNGIHIIDLKKTQIAIEEAADRIREISSDGGTVLFVGTKKQAKGVIAQEAKRSGMNWVSERWLGGMLTNFSTIRKSIARMQKIDKMESDGTFEKITKKEQLFRTRERDKLRKILDGVETMKKMPNAIFIVDIKKESIAINEALRLNIPIFAIVDTNCDPDPIDYIIPSNDDAVRAIEIITKAFSDAVIEGSLKYNEVKAEKAAEKEKIKKQEEETTEDKKGAKPKIRKVKFNDKGERKDFKDGDKKDASTDDYLPCESYKGESGFHKFNDDKNQFFFGYNGKDGKTYLRSEGYTSDKAMLNGIDAVNRNAGNDKRWFTGTTDDKQYYYVLKAANGQEIARSCYYSSKEEMEKDFAWIKSKESGLAAEVK